A DNA window from Engraulis encrasicolus isolate BLACKSEA-1 chromosome 3, IST_EnEncr_1.0, whole genome shotgun sequence contains the following coding sequences:
- the vcp gene encoding transitional endoplasmic reticulum ATPase isoform X2 produces the protein MASGGESKNDDLSTAILKQKNRPNRLIVDESINEDNSVVSLSQAKMDELQLFRGDTVLLKGKKRRETVCIVLSDDSCSDEKVRMNRVVRNNLRVRLGDVISIQPCPDVKYGKRIHVLPIDDTVEGITGNLFEVYLKPYFLEAYRPIRKGDIFLVRGGMRAVEFKVVETDPSPYCIVAPDTVIHCEGEPIKREDEEESLNEVGYDDIGGVRKQLAQIKEMVELPLRHPALFKAIGVKPPRGILLYGPPGTGKTLIARAVANETGAFFFLINGPEIMSKLAGESESNLRKAFEEAEKNAPAIIFIDELDAIAPKREKTHGEVERRIVSQLLTLMDGLKQRAHVIVMAATNRPNSIDPALRRFGRFDREVDIGIPDATGRLEILQIHTKNMKLADDVDLEQVANETHGHVGADLAALCSEAALQAIRKKMDLIDLEDETIDAEVMNSLAVTMDDFRWALSQSNPSALRETVVEVPNITWDDIGGLEDVKRELQELVQYPVEHPDKFLKFGMTPSKGVLFYGPPGCGKTLLAKAIANECQANFISIKGPELLTMWFGESEANVREIFDKARQAAPCVLFFDELDSIAKARGGNVGDGGGAADRVINQILTEMDGMSSKKNVFIIGATNRPDIIDPAILRPGRLDQLIYIPLPDEKSRMSILKANLRKSPISKDVDLDFLAKMTNGFSGADLTEICQRACKLAIRESIESEIRRERERQTNPSAMEVEEDDPVPEIRKDHFEEAMRFARRSVSDNDIRKYEMFAQTLQQSRGFGSFRFPSSAQSGSGPSQGSSGGGGGNVFNQEDNDDDLYG, from the exons ATGGCTTCGGGAGGAGA ATCCAAAAATGACGATCTTTCCACTGCGATCCTGAAGCAAAAGAACAGACCCAACAGGTTGATAGTTGATGAGTCCATCAATGAAGACAACAGTGTGGTGTCACTTTCTCAG GCTAAGATGGACGAGCTGCAGCTCTTCAGGGGAGACACTGTGCTGctgaaggggaagaagaggagggagactgTGTGCATTGTGCTCTCAGATGACTCCTGCTCTGACGAAAAAGTGCGCATGAACAGGGTGGTTCGTAACAACTTAAGGGTCCGCTTGGGAGATGTCATCAG CATCCAGCCTTGTCCAGATGTCAAGTATGGAAAGCGTATCCACGTTCTGCCCATTGATGACACAGTGGAAGGCATCACTGGCAACCTGTTTGAGGTTTATCTGAAGCCATATTTCCTGGAGGCCTACAGGCCAATCCGTAAAG GGGACATTTTCCTGGTCAGGGGTGGTATGCGTGCAGTGGAGTTCAAAGTGGTGGAGACAGACCCCAGCCCTTACTGCATTGTGGCACCCGACACAGTCATCCACTGCGAAGGAGAGCCCATCAAACGCGAG gATGAGGAGGAGTCTCTGAACGAGGTGGGCTACGATGACATTGGAGGAGTCCGCAAGCAGCTGGCTCAGATCAAAGAGATGGTGGAGCTGCCCCTCAGGCACCCGGCCCTCTTCAAGGCCATCGGCGTCAAG CCACCTCGTGGTATTCTGCTGTACGGACCCCCTGGAACTGGAAAAACTCTGATCGCCCGTGCTGTCGCTAACGAAACTGGAGCTTTCTTCTTCCTCATCAATG gcccTGAAATCATGAGCAAGCTGGCTGGCGAGTCTGAGAGTAACCTGCGAAAAGCCTTCGAGGAGGCAGAGAAGAATGCCCCCGCCATCATCTTCATTGACGAGCTCGACGCCATCGCCCccaagagagagaag accCATGGTGAGGTGGAGAGGCGCATCGTGTCCCAGCTGCTGACCCTGATGGACGGCCTGAAGCAGAGGGCTCACGTCATCGTCATGGCTGCTACCAACAGACCCAACAGCATTGACCCCGCTCTCAGGCGATTCG GTCGCTTCGACAGAGAGGTGGACATCGGCATTCCAGACGCTACCGGCAGGCTGGAGATCCTTCAGATCCACACCAAGAACATGAAGCTGGCTGACGACGTGGACCTTGAACAG gTGGCGAATGAGACCCATGGTCACGTGGGTGCTGATCTGGCGGCCCTGTGCTCCGAGGCGGCCTTGCAGGCCATCAGGAAGAAGATGGACCTGATCGACCTGGAGGACGAGACCATCGACGCAGAGGTCATGAACTCACTGGCCGTCACCATGGACGACTTCAGA TGGGCCCTGAGCCAGAGCAACCCATCTGCCCTGCGTGAGACCGTGGTGGAGGTGCCCAACATCACCTGGGACGACATCGGAGGTCTGGAGGACGTCAAGAGGGAGCTGCAGGAACTTGTGCAG TACCCAGTGGAGCACCCAGACAAATTCCTCAAGTTTGGCATGACCCCGTCCAAGGGCGTGCTGTTCTACGGACCCCCAGGTTGCGGTAAGACCCTACTGGCCAAAGCCATCGCCAACGAGTGCCAGGCCAACTTCATCTCCATCAAGGGCCCTGAGCTCCTCACCATGTGGTTTGGAGAGTCCGAGGCCAACGTACGAGAGATCTTCGACAAG GCACGCCAGGCTGCCCCGTGCGTGCTCTTCTTCGACGAGCTGGACTCCATCGCCAAGGCCCGTGGTGGCAACGTGGGCGACGGAGGCGGCGCTGCCGACCGTGTCATCAACCAGATCCTGACGGAGATGGACGGCATGTCAAGCAAGAAGAACGTCTTCATCATCGGCGCCACCAACAGGCCCGACATCATCGACCCGGCCATCCTGCGACCCGGCCGTCTGGACCAGCTCATCTACATCCCACTGCCCGACGAGAAGTCCCGCATGTCCATCCTCAAGGCCAACCTCAGGAAATCACCCATCTCCAAG GATGTGGATCTGGACTTCCTGGCCAAGATGACCAACGGCTTCTCTGGTGCTGACCTGACGGAGATCTGCCAGCGGGCCTGCAAGCTGGCCATCAGGGAGTCCATCGAGAGCGAGATCAGGAGGGAGCGCGAGAGGCAGACCAACCCCTCAGCCATG gaggtggaggaggacgaccCTGTGCCTGAGATCAGGAAAGACCACTTCGAGGAGGCCATGCGCTTCGCTCGCCGCTCCGTCAGCGACAACGACATCCGCAAGTACGAGATGTTCGCACAGACGCTGCAGCAGAGCAGAGGCTTCGGCAGCTTCAG attccCCTCTAGCGCCCAGAGTGGCAGCGGACCAAGCCAGGGCTCATCAGGAGGCGGAGGTGGCAACGTCTTCAACCAAGAGGACAACGATGACGACCTTTACGGTTGA
- the vcp gene encoding transitional endoplasmic reticulum ATPase isoform X1, whose translation MAINQSVGALLLSKNDDLSTAILKQKNRPNRLIVDESINEDNSVVSLSQAKMDELQLFRGDTVLLKGKKRRETVCIVLSDDSCSDEKVRMNRVVRNNLRVRLGDVISIQPCPDVKYGKRIHVLPIDDTVEGITGNLFEVYLKPYFLEAYRPIRKGDIFLVRGGMRAVEFKVVETDPSPYCIVAPDTVIHCEGEPIKREDEEESLNEVGYDDIGGVRKQLAQIKEMVELPLRHPALFKAIGVKPPRGILLYGPPGTGKTLIARAVANETGAFFFLINGPEIMSKLAGESESNLRKAFEEAEKNAPAIIFIDELDAIAPKREKTHGEVERRIVSQLLTLMDGLKQRAHVIVMAATNRPNSIDPALRRFGRFDREVDIGIPDATGRLEILQIHTKNMKLADDVDLEQVANETHGHVGADLAALCSEAALQAIRKKMDLIDLEDETIDAEVMNSLAVTMDDFRWALSQSNPSALRETVVEVPNITWDDIGGLEDVKRELQELVQYPVEHPDKFLKFGMTPSKGVLFYGPPGCGKTLLAKAIANECQANFISIKGPELLTMWFGESEANVREIFDKARQAAPCVLFFDELDSIAKARGGNVGDGGGAADRVINQILTEMDGMSSKKNVFIIGATNRPDIIDPAILRPGRLDQLIYIPLPDEKSRMSILKANLRKSPISKDVDLDFLAKMTNGFSGADLTEICQRACKLAIRESIESEIRRERERQTNPSAMEVEEDDPVPEIRKDHFEEAMRFARRSVSDNDIRKYEMFAQTLQQSRGFGSFRFPSSAQSGSGPSQGSSGGGGGNVFNQEDNDDDLYG comes from the exons ATGGCAATTAACCAGTCAGTTGGGGCACTGTTGTT ATCCAAAAATGACGATCTTTCCACTGCGATCCTGAAGCAAAAGAACAGACCCAACAGGTTGATAGTTGATGAGTCCATCAATGAAGACAACAGTGTGGTGTCACTTTCTCAG GCTAAGATGGACGAGCTGCAGCTCTTCAGGGGAGACACTGTGCTGctgaaggggaagaagaggagggagactgTGTGCATTGTGCTCTCAGATGACTCCTGCTCTGACGAAAAAGTGCGCATGAACAGGGTGGTTCGTAACAACTTAAGGGTCCGCTTGGGAGATGTCATCAG CATCCAGCCTTGTCCAGATGTCAAGTATGGAAAGCGTATCCACGTTCTGCCCATTGATGACACAGTGGAAGGCATCACTGGCAACCTGTTTGAGGTTTATCTGAAGCCATATTTCCTGGAGGCCTACAGGCCAATCCGTAAAG GGGACATTTTCCTGGTCAGGGGTGGTATGCGTGCAGTGGAGTTCAAAGTGGTGGAGACAGACCCCAGCCCTTACTGCATTGTGGCACCCGACACAGTCATCCACTGCGAAGGAGAGCCCATCAAACGCGAG gATGAGGAGGAGTCTCTGAACGAGGTGGGCTACGATGACATTGGAGGAGTCCGCAAGCAGCTGGCTCAGATCAAAGAGATGGTGGAGCTGCCCCTCAGGCACCCGGCCCTCTTCAAGGCCATCGGCGTCAAG CCACCTCGTGGTATTCTGCTGTACGGACCCCCTGGAACTGGAAAAACTCTGATCGCCCGTGCTGTCGCTAACGAAACTGGAGCTTTCTTCTTCCTCATCAATG gcccTGAAATCATGAGCAAGCTGGCTGGCGAGTCTGAGAGTAACCTGCGAAAAGCCTTCGAGGAGGCAGAGAAGAATGCCCCCGCCATCATCTTCATTGACGAGCTCGACGCCATCGCCCccaagagagagaag accCATGGTGAGGTGGAGAGGCGCATCGTGTCCCAGCTGCTGACCCTGATGGACGGCCTGAAGCAGAGGGCTCACGTCATCGTCATGGCTGCTACCAACAGACCCAACAGCATTGACCCCGCTCTCAGGCGATTCG GTCGCTTCGACAGAGAGGTGGACATCGGCATTCCAGACGCTACCGGCAGGCTGGAGATCCTTCAGATCCACACCAAGAACATGAAGCTGGCTGACGACGTGGACCTTGAACAG gTGGCGAATGAGACCCATGGTCACGTGGGTGCTGATCTGGCGGCCCTGTGCTCCGAGGCGGCCTTGCAGGCCATCAGGAAGAAGATGGACCTGATCGACCTGGAGGACGAGACCATCGACGCAGAGGTCATGAACTCACTGGCCGTCACCATGGACGACTTCAGA TGGGCCCTGAGCCAGAGCAACCCATCTGCCCTGCGTGAGACCGTGGTGGAGGTGCCCAACATCACCTGGGACGACATCGGAGGTCTGGAGGACGTCAAGAGGGAGCTGCAGGAACTTGTGCAG TACCCAGTGGAGCACCCAGACAAATTCCTCAAGTTTGGCATGACCCCGTCCAAGGGCGTGCTGTTCTACGGACCCCCAGGTTGCGGTAAGACCCTACTGGCCAAAGCCATCGCCAACGAGTGCCAGGCCAACTTCATCTCCATCAAGGGCCCTGAGCTCCTCACCATGTGGTTTGGAGAGTCCGAGGCCAACGTACGAGAGATCTTCGACAAG GCACGCCAGGCTGCCCCGTGCGTGCTCTTCTTCGACGAGCTGGACTCCATCGCCAAGGCCCGTGGTGGCAACGTGGGCGACGGAGGCGGCGCTGCCGACCGTGTCATCAACCAGATCCTGACGGAGATGGACGGCATGTCAAGCAAGAAGAACGTCTTCATCATCGGCGCCACCAACAGGCCCGACATCATCGACCCGGCCATCCTGCGACCCGGCCGTCTGGACCAGCTCATCTACATCCCACTGCCCGACGAGAAGTCCCGCATGTCCATCCTCAAGGCCAACCTCAGGAAATCACCCATCTCCAAG GATGTGGATCTGGACTTCCTGGCCAAGATGACCAACGGCTTCTCTGGTGCTGACCTGACGGAGATCTGCCAGCGGGCCTGCAAGCTGGCCATCAGGGAGTCCATCGAGAGCGAGATCAGGAGGGAGCGCGAGAGGCAGACCAACCCCTCAGCCATG gaggtggaggaggacgaccCTGTGCCTGAGATCAGGAAAGACCACTTCGAGGAGGCCATGCGCTTCGCTCGCCGCTCCGTCAGCGACAACGACATCCGCAAGTACGAGATGTTCGCACAGACGCTGCAGCAGAGCAGAGGCTTCGGCAGCTTCAG attccCCTCTAGCGCCCAGAGTGGCAGCGGACCAAGCCAGGGCTCATCAGGAGGCGGAGGTGGCAACGTCTTCAACCAAGAGGACAACGATGACGACCTTTACGGTTGA
- the akr1a1a gene encoding aldo-keto reductase family 1 member A1-A yields the protein MSSPDVTLSSGQKMPTVGLGTWKSSPGQVKQAVLAALDCGYRHIDCAAAYGNEHEVGEALAERVGPGKPLKREEVFVTSKLWNTKHHPHDVEAACRKTLSDLGLSYVDLYLMHWPMAFERGVELMPRRPDGTVRYADTHYRDTWVAMEKLVDQGLVKAVGLSNFNARQIDDVISIAKHKPAVNQVECHPYLIQSELLGHCKSRGVAVTAYSPLGSPDRPWAAAGEPLLLEDPRILTIAKQHNKTPAQVVIRWQVQRGVICIPKSVTPSRIQQNLQVFDFELSDSDMRQIESFNRNERLIIPTIEKDGVRVWRDAIHPHFPFHDPY from the exons gtgaagcAGGCGGTCCTGGCTGCTCTTGACTGTGGCTACAGGCATATAGACTGTGCGGCGGCCTACGGTAATGAGCATGAGGTGGGGGAGGCACTGGCTGAACGCGTTGGGCCAGGCAAG CCACTGAAGAGGGAGGAAGTGTTTGTGACCTCCAAGCTGTGGAACACCAAGCACCACCCTCATGACGTGGAGGCAGCGTGCCGTAAGACCCTCTCCGACCTCGGCCTCAGCTATGTGGACCTGTACCTCATGCACTGGCCCATGGCCTTCGA GAGGGGTGTTGAGCTGATGCCAAGGCGGCCGGACGGCACTGTGCGCTATGCGGACACCCACTACCGGGACACGTGGGTTGCCATGGAGAAGCTGGTGGACCAAGGCCTGGTGAAGGCTGTGGGCCTCTCCAACTTCAACGCCAGGCAGATCGATGACGTCATCAGCATCGCCAAGCACAAGCCAGCTGTCAACCAG GTGGAATGTCACCCCTACCTGATCCAGTCAGAGTTGCTGGGCCACTGTAAGAGTCGGGGGGTGGCCGTGACCGCCTACAGCCCCCTGGGGTCCCCCGACCGCCCCTGGGCCGCCGCCGGGGAGCCCCTGTTGCTGGAGGACCCTCGTATCCTGACCATCGCCAAGCAACACAACAAGACCCCCGCCCAAGTGGTCATTAG ATGGCAGGTGCAGAGGGGAGTCATATGCATCCCGAAGAGCGTCACCCCTTCCAGGATCCAGCAGAACCTCCAG GTGTTTGACTTTGAACTATCTGACAGTGACATGAGGCAGATTGAGTCCTTTAATCGCAACGAAAGACTCATCATTCCCACCATAGAG AAAGATGGGGTGAGGGTGTGGAGGGATGCGATACATCCACATTTCCCTTTCCACGATCCATACTAA
- the fancg gene encoding Fanconi anemia group G protein, whose protein sequence is MDASLLNKWTQENNILMKEWKRKNSHVGGKESVKGKCHKGMLKLLQTIQGIPAVSELVELELTAAYNTLVLSFNFSTLIDVQQILSSTLHRALEAVGCQESSRDPAALWRITLQCFRNTTPLLCLHGLLCVQWALWLASCQMDSIHHLLKDATQGVKEAPSPSQNLHEAIKKLRLADNNNSNLLTAMTVREFLDLLHICTAIAEGLEHMRLEDSSTALVSMLGATSLPAPRALLARVHTLTGVTYAKLGQPQSALQSYRKALEVDFGCRTALYQSALVYRKLKTTQAEMEALRLLHAALIQSSEEKTVDVGATPISPDVLLRSQYMDAILAVPSAQLVLHSLAHTCVLHDRVSEAVELYLDLMSSLQSEIAQPVFTEGDVSLPRIPVVYLEAAFTLLKAKRAWDAIAVCEEVISKTANLIPEKQNAFDLSEEQIIFSMEGPSKSVKRERLEYVLWGSAAHYLLGLAYSNMKDTKEAVTNFTRSLNCLAKVSIKNAGPCAEEQGDGAVKVKVLARLRGLALAGRGLSFMERGQFKEALRDLKLSLHSVTDTQIINLGLVEVFRRLGRQDEALVCWRELQRPSEAVSSGHLPLYLQTFPHVSVSFDTSDLDKVMRDAF, encoded by the exons ATGGACGCTTCTCTTCTAAACAAATGGACGCAGGAAAACAACATCTTAATGAAAGAATGGAAG CGGAAAAACAGTCATGTCGGTGGGAAAGAGAGTGTCAAAGGAAAATGCCATAAGGGAATGCTCAAATTACTTCAGACAATTCAAG GCATTCCAGCTGTTTCAGAGCTAGTTGAACTGGAACTAACCGCTGCATACAACACCCTTGTGTTGTCTTTCAACTTTTCCACCTTGATCGATGTTCAACAGATTCTTTCCAGTACCCTTCACAGAG CTCTTGAAGCTGTTGGCTGCCAGGAATCTAGCCGGGATCCTGCTGCTTTATGGCGGATAACGTTACAATGCTTCAGAAACACAACTCCCCTGCTCTGCCTGCACGGCTTGCTGTGCGTACAGTGGGCTTTGTGGCTGGCCTCTTGCCAAATGGACAGTATTCACCATCTGCTGAAGGATGCTACGCAG GGTGTGAAAGAAGCTCCAAGTCCATCACAGAATCTCCATGAAGCCATTAAAAAGCTCCGACTGGCAGACAACAACAACTCCAACTTACTCACTGCCATGACCGTCAGAGAATTCCTTGACCTGCTGCATATCTGCACTGCCATTGCTGAGG GTCTGGAACACATGAGGCTTGAAGACTCCTCTACTGCGCTGGTGTCTATGCTGGGGGCCACATCCTTACCTGCTCCCAGGGCTCTCCTGGCCAGGGTCCATACGCTTACTGGAGTCACCTACGCCAAGCTG GGGCAACCTCAAAGCGCCCTGCAGTCGTACAGGAAGGCTCTGGAGGTGGATTTCGGCTGCCGCACTGCTCTCTACCAGAGCGCCTTGGTGTATAGAAAGCTGAAGACCACCCAGGCAGAAATGGAGGCCCTTCGCCTGCTCCACGCA GCCCTCATTCAGAGCTCAGAAGAAAAGACTGTCGACGTTGGGGCGACGCCTATCTCCCCAGATGTGTTACTTCGTAGCCAATACATGGATGCCATCCTGGCGGTTCCCTCTGCCCAGCTAGTCTTACACTCCTTGGCACATACATGCGTTCTGCATGACAG AGTTTCAGAGGCGGTTGAACTGTATTTAGATCTGATGTCCTCGCTGCAGTCGGAGATTGCACAGCCT GTGTTTACAGAAGGTGATGTGTCCCTTCCCAGAATTCCTGTGGTGTACCTAGAGGCTGCGTTCACCTTACTGAAAGCCAAGAGGGCGTGGGATGCAATCGCTGTCTGTGAAGAGGTCATCTCGAAAACGGCTAACCTCATTCCTGAAAAACAAAACGCATTCGATTTGTCAGAGGAGCAGATCATCTTCTCCATGGAGGGGCCTTCTAAGTCAGTGAAGCGTGAGAGACTTGAGTATGTGCTGTGGGGATCAGCAGCCCACTACCTGCTGGGCCTGGCCTACAGCAACATGAAAGACACCAAGGAAGCAGTGACCAACTTCACAAG GTCCCTAAATTGTCTGGCAAAGGTATCCATCAAAAATGCAG GTCCATGTGCTGAAGAGCAGGGGGACGGTGCGGTGAAGGTGAAGGTTTTGGCTAGACTGCGGGGCCTGGCCCTGGCAGGCCGGGGTCTCAGCTTCATGGAGAGGGGCCAGTTCAAAGAGGCACTGCGGGACCTGAAGCTTAGTCTCCACTCTGTAACAG acacacagataATTAATTTGGGGCTAGTGGAGGTGTTCCGGAGGCTGGGGCGACAGGACGAGGCCcttgtgtgttggagagagttaCAACGTCCGTCTGAGGCAGTCTCCTCTGG ACACCTGCCTCTGTATCTTCAGACATTCCCTCATGTCAGTGTATCATTCGACACCAGTGACCTGGATAAGGTTATGAGAGATGCTTTTTAA